Proteins encoded by one window of Clostridium bornimense:
- a CDS encoding tRNA 2-thiocytidine biosynthesis TtcA family protein translates to MDYKKLIKKFKRAIEDFNLIEDGDKIAIGISGGKDSLTLLYLLSIYKKISPKEFDLVGISLDPGNGCDFSSVSILSKKLNVEYHIIPTDISNIVFNIKKEKNPCSLCAKLRRGMLNSSAKNLNCNKIALGHHKNDAIETLLMSMFYEGRINCFTPKTYLSRMDITVIRPMVYIDENEIKSFVKDNDIEIVKNPCPADGKTKRQFIKDLTYNLKTEIPDVQINLLKSLTNIEQLNIWHKEK, encoded by the coding sequence ATGGACTATAAAAAGCTTATTAAAAAATTCAAAAGAGCTATAGAAGATTTTAATTTAATCGAAGACGGAGATAAAATCGCTATAGGTATATCTGGAGGTAAAGATTCACTTACTTTGCTATACTTACTATCTATATACAAAAAAATTTCTCCTAAAGAATTTGACTTGGTAGGTATTTCTTTAGATCCAGGTAATGGATGTGACTTTTCTAGTGTTTCAATTTTAAGTAAAAAATTAAATGTAGAATATCATATAATTCCAACAGATATATCTAACATAGTTTTTAACATAAAAAAAGAAAAAAATCCTTGCTCCTTATGTGCAAAATTAAGACGTGGAATGCTAAATAGTAGCGCTAAAAATCTTAATTGTAATAAAATAGCCCTAGGACATCATAAAAATGATGCTATTGAAACATTACTTATGTCCATGTTTTATGAAGGACGAATTAACTGTTTTACTCCAAAAACATATTTATCCCGAATGGACATCACTGTAATACGACCTATGGTATATATAGATGAAAACGAAATAAAATCTTTTGTAAAAGATAATGATATAGAAATAGTTAAAAATCCATGTCCAGCTGATGGAAAGACTAAAAGACAATTTATAAAAGACTTAACCTATAATCTAAAAACTGAAATTCCAGATGTACAAATCAACCTTCTGAAATCCCTAACAAATATAGAGCAATTAAATATATGGCATAAAGAAAAATAA
- the metK gene encoding methionine adenosyltransferase translates to MKKLFTSESVTEGHPDKICDQISDAILDSLLAQDPMSRVACETTATTGMVMVMGEITTKGYVDVQKVVRETVKEIGYDRAKYGFDCDTLAVLSSIDEQSADIAMGVDEALESRQGEKDEVEAVGAGDQGMMFGFATTETPEFMPMPIAMAHRLSRRLTEVRKNGTLPYLRPDGKTQVTVEYKDNKPVRIDAIVISTQHGPEVEHDQIVKDLKKYVIEAVIPAELLDGETKYYINPTGRFVIGGPQGDTGLTGRKIIVDTYGGYGRHGGGAFSGKDPTKVDRSAAYAARWVAKNLVAAGVADKLEIQLAYAIGVSKPVSIEIETFGTGKLDEEKIVDIVNRVFDLRPGAIIKSLDLRRPIYKQTAAYGHFGRTDVELPWEQLDKVEEIKKYL, encoded by the coding sequence TTGAAAAAATTATTTACTTCAGAATCAGTAACAGAAGGACATCCTGATAAAATTTGTGACCAAATTTCAGATGCAATATTAGATTCTTTACTTGCTCAAGATCCAATGTCTAGAGTAGCTTGTGAAACAACAGCGACAACAGGTATGGTCATGGTAATGGGTGAAATAACTACAAAAGGATATGTAGATGTTCAAAAAGTAGTTAGAGAAACAGTAAAAGAAATAGGATATGACAGAGCTAAATATGGATTTGATTGTGATACATTGGCAGTTTTATCATCAATAGACGAACAATCAGCAGATATAGCTATGGGAGTAGATGAAGCATTAGAAAGCAGACAAGGAGAAAAAGATGAAGTTGAAGCAGTAGGTGCTGGAGATCAAGGAATGATGTTCGGATTTGCTACTACAGAAACTCCAGAATTTATGCCAATGCCAATAGCTATGGCTCATAGATTATCAAGAAGATTAACAGAAGTTAGAAAGAACGGAACTCTTCCATATTTAAGACCAGATGGTAAAACACAAGTTACAGTTGAATATAAGGATAATAAACCAGTTAGAATTGATGCTATTGTTATTTCTACTCAACATGGGCCAGAAGTTGAGCATGATCAAATAGTTAAAGATTTAAAGAAATATGTAATAGAAGCTGTTATTCCAGCAGAACTTCTTGATGGAGAAACAAAATATTATATAAATCCAACAGGAAGATTTGTTATCGGTGGACCACAAGGTGATACTGGATTAACAGGAAGAAAGATAATAGTAGACACTTATGGTGGATATGGAAGACATGGTGGAGGAGCATTCTCAGGAAAAGATCCAACAAAGGTAGATAGATCTGCTGCTTATGCTGCAAGATGGGTTGCTAAGAATTTAGTAGCAGCTGGTGTTGCTGATAAGCTTGAAATTCAATTAGCATATGCAATTGGAGTTTCTAAACCAGTTTCAATCGAAATCGAAACCTTTGGTACTGGAAAATTAGATGAAGAAAAAATTGTTGATATCGTAAATAGAGTATTTGATTTAAGACCAGGAGCTATAATTAAATCTTTAGATTTAAGAAGACCTATTTACAAACAAACAGCAGCATACGGACACTTTGGAAGAACTGACGTAGAACTTCCATGGGAACAACTTGATAAAGTTGAAGAAATAAAGAAATACCTATAG
- a CDS encoding rod shape-determining protein, translated as MFFRRGSDMGIDLGTASVLVYAKGKGIILQEPSVVAINRNTREVLAVGEEARQMIGRTPGNIVAIRPLRDGVISDYDITEIMLKTFIKKACGKKRVSAPSIVICIPCEATEVEKRAVRDAGKNAGAQRVELIEEPLAAAIGAGIDIGKASGTMVIDIGGGTTDIAIISLGGMVVRSSIKIAGDSFDEAIIKYIRKNYKLMIGERTAEQLKINIGTADVREENASMDIKGRDLVTGLPKNITVTSEEMREALDESVRAIADCAHSVLERTPPELAADISDKGIYMTGGGALLHGLDRLISKVTNVPVYVADDAVSCVALGTGEALKYIDSLDDNGDSIFE; from the coding sequence ATGTTTTTTAGAAGAGGGAGTGACATGGGCATAGATTTAGGAACAGCAAGTGTCCTAGTGTATGCGAAAGGTAAGGGGATTATATTACAAGAACCATCTGTTGTTGCTATTAATAGAAACACTAGAGAAGTGTTAGCAGTTGGTGAAGAAGCGAGACAAATGATAGGTAGAACACCAGGTAATATTGTGGCTATAAGACCGTTAAGAGATGGTGTAATATCTGATTATGATATAACAGAGATAATGCTTAAAACATTTATAAAGAAAGCTTGTGGAAAGAAGAGAGTTAGTGCACCAAGTATTGTAATCTGTATTCCATGTGAAGCCACAGAAGTAGAAAAAAGAGCTGTTAGAGATGCAGGTAAAAATGCAGGTGCTCAAAGGGTTGAACTTATAGAAGAACCTTTAGCAGCGGCTATAGGTGCAGGAATAGATATTGGTAAAGCTAGTGGAACAATGGTTATAGATATTGGCGGAGGTACTACAGATATAGCTATTATTTCTCTTGGTGGAATGGTTGTTAGAAGTTCTATAAAAATAGCTGGTGACTCATTTGATGAAGCTATAATTAAATATATAAGAAAAAATTATAAATTAATGATTGGTGAAAGAACAGCAGAACAATTAAAAATAAATATTGGTACTGCTGATGTTAGAGAAGAAAATGCGTCAATGGATATAAAAGGTAGAGATTTAGTTACAGGACTACCTAAAAATATAACAGTAACTTCAGAAGAAATGAGAGAAGCTTTAGATGAAAGTGTAAGAGCTATTGCAGATTGTGCTCACTCTGTTCTTGAAAGAACACCACCAGAATTAGCGGCAGATATATCAGATAAAGGTATATATATGACAGGTGGAGGAGCTTTATTACATGGTTTAGATAGATTAATATCTAAGGTTACAAATGTACCAGTTTATGTTGCAGATGATGCAGTGTCTTGTGTTGCATTAGGTACAGGGGAAGCGTTAAAGTATATAGATAGCTTAGATGATAACGGAGATTCTATATTTGAATAG
- a CDS encoding TraX family protein has translation MNKFEVKVGLDRQQLKYIAVMTMIIDHIAMYFISVTNLLYMLCRVIGRITAPIMCYFLVEGFQYTSSKKKICYKAIYLCYYFTISICILLL, from the coding sequence ATGAATAAATTTGAAGTTAAAGTTGGTCTAGATAGACAACAACTAAAATATATTGCTGTTATGACGATGATAATTGATCATATAGCAATGTATTTTATTTCAGTAACGAACCTTTTATATATGTTATGTAGGGTTATAGGAAGGATAACTGCTCCAATTATGTGTTACTTTTTAGTTGAAGGATTTCAGTATACTTCTTCTAAGAAAAAAATATGCTATAAGGCTATTTACCTTTGCTATTATTTCACAATTTCCATATGTATTTTGCTGTTATAA
- the murA gene encoding UDP-N-acetylglucosamine 1-carboxyvinyltransferase, translating to MEKIFVSGGNKLKGKVRIDSAKNSVLPIIASSILTSDTIIIKNAPMLNDVQVICELLKSLGCNISINKIKGEISIDSSKVQEIEPSGELVRRMRASFLVMGPMLARFGKFKISLPGGCNIGTRPIDLHLKGLKALGAEISTEGGVVEVRCNKLKGNKIYLDFPSVGATENIMMASTTAKGVTVLENAAEEPEIEDLANFLNKMGAKIYGAGTDTIIIEGVDRLKGVEYIPIFDRIEAGTFMIAAAITKSKITLENAREYYMKPLVAKLREMGVEITSIEDNVIEVNGNVQLKPVDIKTLPHPGFPTDMQSQIMALLATVKGTSVITETIFENRFMHVSELNRMGCKIKIEGRSAIIEGVEELSGCEVKATDLRAGAALIIAGLVAKGETIVDDIYHIDRGYVNIEEKFRNLGAKVYRREV from the coding sequence ATGGAAAAAATATTTGTAAGTGGTGGAAACAAACTTAAAGGAAAAGTACGCATAGATTCTGCTAAGAATTCAGTGTTGCCAATTATAGCGTCAAGTATTTTAACATCTGATACTATCATAATAAAAAATGCACCAATGCTTAATGATGTACAAGTGATATGTGAATTATTAAAATCTTTAGGTTGCAATATTAGTATAAATAAGATAAAAGGTGAAATATCTATAGATAGTTCAAAGGTCCAAGAGATAGAACCTTCAGGGGAGTTAGTAAGAAGAATGAGAGCATCATTCCTTGTAATGGGGCCAATGCTTGCAAGATTTGGGAAGTTCAAAATATCATTACCGGGAGGTTGTAATATTGGAACTAGACCAATAGATTTACATTTAAAAGGATTAAAAGCTTTAGGGGCAGAAATATCAACAGAAGGTGGTGTAGTTGAAGTTAGATGCAACAAGTTAAAAGGAAATAAAATATATTTAGATTTTCCATCTGTAGGAGCTACAGAAAATATAATGATGGCATCAACTACAGCTAAGGGTGTAACAGTTTTAGAAAATGCAGCAGAAGAGCCAGAAATAGAAGACTTAGCAAACTTTTTGAATAAAATGGGAGCTAAGATTTATGGCGCAGGAACTGATACAATAATTATTGAGGGTGTCGACAGGTTAAAAGGTGTGGAGTATATACCTATATTTGATAGAATAGAAGCAGGAACATTTATGATAGCTGCAGCAATAACAAAAAGTAAGATAACTTTAGAAAATGCTAGAGAATATTATATGAAACCTCTAGTGGCAAAACTAAGAGAAATGGGTGTAGAAATAACATCGATAGAAGATAATGTTATTGAAGTTAACGGAAATGTTCAGTTAAAACCAGTAGACATAAAGACATTGCCGCATCCAGGATTTCCTACAGATATGCAATCGCAAATTATGGCATTATTAGCAACAGTTAAAGGTACTTCAGTAATTACAGAAACAATATTTGAAAATAGGTTTATGCATGTTAGTGAGCTTAATAGAATGGGCTGTAAAATAAAAATTGAAGGAAGAAGTGCAATTATAGAAGGTGTAGAAGAGTTATCAGGATGTGAGGTAAAAGCAACAGATTTACGAGCAGGAGCAGCTCTTATTATTGCTGGATTAGTAGCAAAAGGAGAGACTATAGTAGATGACATATATCATATAGATAGAGGATATGTAAATATAGAAGAGAAATTCAGAAATTTAGGAGCAAAAGTTTATAGGAGAGAAGTTTAA
- the spoIID gene encoding stage II sporulation protein D, whose translation MKRIVYMISIIIGLIAMSSLIIATSVNQMKENKKVAAVSDVDTKAIIDEHKIKKVDGEIKIRLLRNATNSVEEMKLEDYVLGVVSAEMPAEFPEEAIKAQAVAARTYALAHVEEFGGTSYSKEKNANLIDTVANQVYYSKDQRFAGWPENKQEGYWSKITEAVSSTKGEVLTYNDQLVLSPYFFSTSWGKTEDAVSVFNHQEPYLTSVDSPGEEDSPKYTYSTEKSNDEVIDAINANYSNCLNSTESLRSQIEILERDSADGVSKIKVGNQTLTGVEVRKLLKLNSTNFQIEFKDNTIVFNTKGYGHNVGMSQWGARAMAKAGSGYVDILKHYYTGVEIFNIYK comes from the coding sequence ATGAAAAGAATAGTATATATGATTTCTATTATTATAGGGCTTATAGCAATGTCATCATTAATAATAGCTACATCTGTTAACCAAATGAAAGAAAATAAAAAGGTAGCTGCTGTTAGTGATGTAGATACTAAAGCGATTATAGATGAACATAAGATTAAAAAGGTTGATGGAGAAATAAAAATACGATTATTAAGAAACGCTACAAACTCCGTAGAAGAGATGAAACTTGAAGATTATGTGTTAGGAGTAGTATCGGCAGAAATGCCAGCAGAGTTTCCAGAAGAAGCAATTAAGGCGCAAGCAGTTGCCGCTAGGACATATGCTTTAGCACATGTAGAGGAGTTTGGCGGTACAAGCTATTCTAAAGAAAAGAATGCAAATCTTATAGATACTGTAGCAAATCAAGTATACTATTCTAAGGATCAAAGGTTTGCGGGATGGCCAGAAAATAAGCAGGAAGGATATTGGAGTAAAATAACAGAGGCGGTTAGTTCAACAAAAGGAGAAGTGTTAACTTACAATGATCAATTGGTACTTAGTCCTTACTTTTTCTCTACTTCATGGGGAAAAACAGAAGATGCAGTAAGTGTATTTAATCATCAGGAACCTTATTTAACTAGTGTTGATTCGCCAGGAGAAGAAGATTCACCTAAATATACATATAGCACAGAAAAGAGTAATGATGAGGTTATAGATGCAATAAATGCTAACTATAGCAATTGTCTCAATAGTACAGAATCATTAAGATCTCAGATAGAAATTTTGGAAAGAGATTCTGCTGATGGAGTAAGTAAAATTAAAGTTGGAAATCAAACTTTAACAGGTGTCGAAGTTAGAAAGTTATTAAAGTTAAACTCTACAAATTTTCAAATTGAATTTAAAGATAATACAATAGTATTTAATACAAAAGGATATGGACATAACGTTGGAATGAGTCAATGGGGAGCTAGAGCTATGGCGAAAGCTGGAAGTGGATATGTTGATATATTAAAGCATTATTACACAGGAGTAGAAATATTTAATATATATAAATAA
- the yyaC gene encoding spore protease YyaC encodes MKKIKVHFKKELAYVQLAQFLKDYIDDNTIIICIGTDRCIGDSLGPIVGSMLINKFFPLTVYGTIKTPIHALNLENQLKLIKEKHPNNNIIAIDACLGDDSSIGDIQIRNQPISPGKGVGKTLPDVGNISIIGIVDSCDNTEFFTNRSTRLDLIIDMSSVIVNTILYAYCLNHKDNDLFL; translated from the coding sequence GTGAAAAAAATTAAAGTTCACTTTAAAAAAGAATTGGCATATGTACAACTAGCCCAATTTTTAAAAGATTATATAGATGATAATACGATAATAATTTGCATTGGAACAGATAGATGTATCGGAGATTCTCTTGGCCCTATTGTAGGATCTATGCTCATTAATAAGTTCTTTCCCCTTACTGTTTACGGAACAATTAAAACTCCAATTCATGCTCTTAATTTAGAAAATCAATTAAAATTAATTAAAGAAAAGCATCCTAACAACAACATAATCGCTATAGATGCTTGCCTAGGTGATGACAGTAGTATAGGAGATATTCAAATTCGTAATCAACCTATCTCTCCAGGAAAAGGTGTTGGAAAAACTCTTCCCGATGTAGGTAATATTTCTATAATTGGTATAGTTGATTCTTGCGATAATACAGAATTTTTTACTAATAGAAGTACCCGTCTTGATTTAATAATTGATATGTCATCTGTTATCGTAAATACTATTTTATATGCTTATTGTTTAAATCATAAGGATAATGATTTATTTTTATAA
- a CDS encoding ATP-dependent RecD-like DNA helicase, with protein MVTIEGVIETITFKNDENGYVIGKVKDNSDKLITFVGIVPFATEGLHVKIEGEWTVHPKFGEQLKVSNIEEVLPTSIIGIERYLSSGIITGIGPVTAKKIVEKFGEDTLTILDENIDRLREIEGVGEKKLNTIKNSYEKGRGVRKINIFLQTYGITPTQCAKIYKKYGEESIEIVKENPYKLTEDISGIGFKSADKIARSLGIEASSPFRIKSGIIYVLNNYCALGNSCMPIDLLISQGEEILLVSADDIEKNLMEISLDLKVKIEEIDHKVYVYPLTIYYSELSVTHKLITLSTSDYNKLDIDVDKEIKEFEDENDISLQEIQKEAVKGIFNTGVEVITGGPGTGKTTIINCITTIFEDNGYKVFMAAPTGRAAKRITESTGREAKTIHRLLEMGVSEDEGIGFNRGEEKPLQCDVLIVDEASMIDIILMSSLLKSISIGTRVVIVGDSDQLPSVGPGNVLRDIIDSDVVKVVKLKEIFRQGKESMIVTNAHKINSGEMPILNVKNNDFFFINKNGDSVVLNEILGLIDKRLVKFNTKWNKLKDIQVLTPMKKGNLGSINLNKEIQNVLNPHHPMKKEIEYRNNFFRIGDKVMQTKNNYSIKWERIKGFGDPTGEGVFNGDVGYIKDIDEENNKISVVFDEEKLVKYEEMYFDELELSYAMTIHKSQGSEFPVVILPVFMGNNMLMNRNLLYTAITRAKQLVVIVGNQKSLAFMVSNTKTSERYSTLDFRIKDILKE; from the coding sequence ATGGTAACTATTGAGGGTGTTATTGAAACTATAACTTTTAAAAATGATGAAAATGGATATGTAATTGGTAAGGTAAAGGATAATAGTGATAAATTAATAACATTTGTTGGGATAGTACCATTTGCAACTGAGGGGTTACATGTAAAGATTGAAGGAGAGTGGACAGTACATCCTAAATTTGGAGAGCAGTTGAAAGTTAGTAATATAGAAGAGGTTTTACCTACATCTATAATAGGAATAGAAAGATACTTATCTTCAGGAATAATTACTGGAATAGGTCCAGTTACAGCAAAGAAGATTGTTGAGAAATTTGGGGAAGATACATTAACTATATTAGATGAAAATATTGATAGATTACGAGAAATAGAAGGTGTTGGAGAGAAGAAGCTAAATACTATAAAAAATTCTTATGAAAAAGGTAGAGGTGTAAGAAAAATAAATATTTTCTTGCAGACTTATGGAATAACTCCAACTCAATGCGCAAAAATTTATAAAAAATATGGAGAAGAATCAATAGAAATAGTTAAGGAAAATCCATATAAGTTAACGGAAGATATAAGTGGAATAGGTTTTAAAAGTGCCGATAAAATAGCAAGAAGTTTAGGAATAGAAGCTAGTTCTCCATTTAGAATTAAGTCTGGAATTATATATGTATTAAATAATTATTGTGCCTTAGGTAATTCCTGCATGCCTATAGATTTACTTATTAGCCAAGGTGAAGAGATATTACTTGTATCTGCAGATGATATTGAAAAAAATTTAATGGAGATTAGTCTTGACTTAAAGGTAAAGATTGAGGAGATAGATCATAAAGTATATGTTTATCCATTAACAATATACTATAGTGAATTATCAGTTACTCATAAATTAATAACTTTATCTACATCGGATTACAATAAATTAGATATAGATGTTGATAAAGAAATAAAAGAGTTTGAAGATGAAAATGATATATCACTTCAAGAAATACAAAAAGAAGCTGTAAAAGGTATTTTTAATACTGGAGTAGAGGTAATAACAGGAGGACCGGGGACTGGTAAGACTACAATTATAAATTGTATTACAACAATCTTTGAAGATAACGGTTATAAGGTGTTTATGGCGGCACCGACAGGAAGAGCAGCAAAGAGAATAACAGAATCAACTGGAAGAGAGGCTAAAACTATCCATAGACTATTAGAAATGGGAGTCTCAGAGGATGAAGGAATCGGTTTTAATAGAGGTGAAGAGAAACCATTACAATGTGATGTATTAATCGTAGATGAGGCATCAATGATTGATATTATTTTAATGAGTTCTCTTTTAAAATCTATATCTATTGGAACGAGAGTAGTTATAGTTGGAGATTCAGATCAATTACCATCAGTAGGTCCAGGAAATGTATTAAGGGACATTATCGATTCGGATGTTGTTAAGGTAGTGAAGTTAAAAGAAATATTTAGGCAAGGAAAAGAGAGCATGATAGTTACAAATGCTCATAAAATAAATTCTGGAGAAATGCCAATATTAAATGTAAAAAATAATGATTTTTTCTTTATAAATAAAAATGGAGACTCCGTAGTATTAAATGAAATATTAGGATTAATAGATAAAAGACTTGTTAAGTTTAATACTAAATGGAATAAGCTAAAAGATATACAAGTGCTTACTCCTATGAAAAAAGGAAATTTAGGGTCTATAAATTTAAACAAGGAGATACAGAATGTACTTAATCCGCATCATCCTATGAAAAAAGAAATTGAATATAGAAATAACTTTTTTAGAATAGGTGATAAGGTTATGCAAACAAAGAACAATTACTCTATAAAGTGGGAAAGGATAAAGGGATTCGGTGATCCTACTGGTGAGGGTGTATTTAATGGAGATGTTGGATATATAAAAGATATAGATGAGGAAAATAATAAAATTTCTGTAGTGTTTGATGAAGAAAAACTAGTTAAGTATGAAGAAATGTACTTTGATGAATTAGAGTTATCTTATGCAATGACGATACATAAGAGCCAAGGAAGTGAATTTCCCGTTGTTATTTTGCCAGTATTCATGGGTAATAATATGCTTATGAATAGAAATCTTTTATATACAGCTATAACTAGAGCAAAGCAATTAGTAGTTATAGTAGGAAACCAAAAGTCACTTGCATTTATGGTATCAAATACAAAGACTTCTGAGAGATATTCTACTTTAGATTTTAGAATAAAAGATATACTTAAGGAGTAG
- the spoIIID gene encoding sporulation transcriptional regulator SpoIIID has translation MKDYIENRVLDVAKYIIDSKSTIRKTAKIFGVSKSTIHKDMTERLPLINPQIAEQAKIVLDINKSERHIRGGKATKMKYKAIEG, from the coding sequence ATGAAAGATTATATAGAAAATAGAGTTTTAGATGTAGCAAAATATATAATTGATTCAAAGTCTACAATTAGAAAAACTGCTAAGATATTTGGCGTAAGTAAAAGTACTATACATAAAGATATGACAGAAAGATTACCACTAATAAATCCACAAATAGCAGAACAAGCAAAGATAGTTTTAGATATTAATAAATCTGAAAGACATATAAGAGGTGGAAAAGCTACAAAAATGAAGTATAAAGCTATTGAAGGATAA
- a CDS encoding ComF family protein, translating to MGVRYFKELVKDIFYPKDYSCVFCRWPLEKEYLCIMCRDKLIEVNGEKHIKIENETLNVNYIFLYSGYAVELIQKLKYKSDFRVGEIFAEYICNFIKSKCLENIDYITYIPMHRIDERKRKYNQCKVISKYISDYYDIDMIDTLIKTKRTKDQIGLSKNQRFRNLENVFRVKENLDIKNKTILIIDDVCTTGSTLYYCKKELQKLDPKEIIILTVCAR from the coding sequence ATGGGAGTTAGATATTTTAAAGAATTAGTAAAAGATATATTTTATCCTAAGGATTATAGTTGTGTATTTTGCAGATGGCCATTAGAAAAAGAATATTTATGTATAATGTGCAGAGATAAACTTATAGAGGTAAATGGAGAAAAGCATATAAAGATAGAAAATGAAACTTTAAATGTTAATTATATTTTTTTATATAGTGGATATGCTGTAGAACTTATTCAAAAATTAAAATATAAATCTGATTTTAGGGTAGGAGAAATATTTGCAGAATATATATGTAATTTCATCAAATCTAAGTGTCTAGAGAATATAGATTATATAACATATATTCCTATGCATAGAATAGATGAAAGAAAGAGGAAATATAATCAGTGTAAAGTTATATCAAAATATATTAGTGATTATTATGATATTGATATGATTGATACTTTAATAAAAACTAAAAGAACTAAAGATCAGATTGGATTATCTAAAAATCAAAGATTTAGGAATTTAGAAAATGTATTTAGAGTTAAAGAAAATCTTGATATAAAAAATAAAACTATATTAATTATAGATGATGTTTGTACTACAGGATCTACGTTATATTATTGCAAGAAAGAATTACAAAAATTAGATCCGAAGGAAATAATTATCTTGACAGTTTGCGCTAGATAA
- the hpf gene encoding ribosome hibernation-promoting factor, HPF/YfiA family, with amino-acid sequence MKIILVGKNVDVTEALKDTVEKKLSRLDKYFTREYTANVTLKVQKASHTIEVTIPMDRIVIRCEETTDDMYTSIDFVVDKLERQIRKQKTKLSRNMYNESLRFAEIKESAITSEPEEEEGKIVKTKKFAVKPMSAEEAVLQMELVGHNFFVYMNDKDNEVNVVYKRKDGNYGLIEPEFD; translated from the coding sequence ATGAAAATTATATTAGTAGGGAAAAATGTTGATGTAACAGAAGCTTTAAAGGATACTGTTGAAAAGAAGCTCTCTAGGTTAGATAAGTATTTTACAAGAGAATACACAGCAAATGTAACTTTAAAGGTACAAAAAGCTTCACATACTATTGAAGTAACAATTCCAATGGATAGAATAGTTATAAGATGTGAAGAAACTACAGATGATATGTATACATCTATAGATTTTGTAGTAGATAAGTTAGAAAGACAAATAAGAAAACAAAAAACAAAACTTTCTAGAAATATGTATAATGAATCTTTAAGATTTGCAGAGATAAAGGAAAGCGCTATTACAAGTGAACCTGAAGAAGAAGAAGGAAAAATAGTTAAAACTAAAAAATTTGCAGTAAAACCAATGAGTGCAGAAGAAGCTGTATTGCAAATGGAATTAGTAGGACATAATTTCTTCGTTTATATGAATGATAAAGATAATGAAGTAAATGTAGTTTATAAAAGAAAAGATGGAAATTATGGATTAATAGAACCTGAATTTGATTAA
- a CDS encoding M23 family metallopeptidase, with protein sequence MDKKDNNGTSLLENIKKHKYHIALVSGVIMIALAVAVLVITTKTTSNDDSINSAKATSAEVESNANNETNDKEANEAIPSNAVEVKNTDMAVTSNSVETTLSLASPIDGGKIVIPYMGDDGTIKKNNGAISMYGVYIEAKENTPVKACEKGVVEAINTTENGLTVTISHNDNTKTTYGNLSEVKVKEKDEVQKGEEVGVTGTTSTFINSVSELSKCPTSLYFETLQKNGDTFEKVNPTTLIEGLN encoded by the coding sequence ATGGATAAAAAAGATAACAATGGAACTTCATTATTAGAAAATATTAAAAAGCATAAATATCATATTGCTTTAGTTTCTGGAGTTATAATGATTGCTTTAGCAGTAGCAGTTCTTGTAATTACCACTAAAACAACTTCAAATGATGATAGTATAAATTCTGCAAAAGCTACAAGTGCTGAAGTTGAGTCAAATGCTAATAATGAAACTAATGATAAGGAAGCTAATGAAGCTATACCAAGTAATGCTGTAGAAGTGAAAAATACAGATATGGCCGTTACATCTAATAGTGTAGAAACTACTTTATCTCTTGCATCACCAATTGATGGTGGAAAGATTGTAATTCCATATATGGGTGATGACGGAACTATAAAGAAGAATAATGGAGCAATCTCAATGTATGGCGTATATATTGAAGCAAAAGAAAACACTCCAGTTAAAGCTTGTGAGAAAGGTGTAGTTGAAGCTATTAATACAACTGAAAATGGCTTGACTGTAACAATATCTCATAATGATAATACTAAAACTACTTATGGTAATTTATCAGAAGTTAAGGTTAAGGAGAAAGATGAAGTTCAAAAAGGTGAAGAGGTAGGGGTTACAGGAACAACTTCAACATTTATTAATTCTGTAAGTGAATTAAGTAAGTGCCCAACATCCCTATACTTTGAAACACTACAAAAGAATGGTGATACTTTTGAGAAAGTTAATCCAACTACATTAATAGAAGGCTTAAATTAA